GGGCGTTCGGTAAAGTATTTCGCGGGGGGTTTGTACATAGGTGGTGGTGGACCACCCCATCGTCCTCTCCTTCCTTTCCCTTCTGCTCTCCGATCTCCTCACTCACCTCGACTCGAAAGTGTTGtaaaaaaatgtggaaaactAACGCGGAGAATAAAATACACGATACTTGGCGTTGTTGCTTGTCCGTTGTCCCTTCTCTCTCAATTGCCAGCGTATTGAAAAAATGTCCAGAATAATTAATACcgtccaccgccgccgccgccacctcCACCGCCGCCTTTGCGTCGATCGCGATCGTTGCCGCGATCATTGCCGCCGCGCATATTGTCCCGCTCGTTGTTCAGATAGTTTCCGCCGCCCACGCCGTCGCCCCTTCCGCCGCCCCGCCGTCCCGGGGAGCGGGACCTGCTGCGGGAGCCGCGGCGCCGGCTGCCGGGcgagcgggagcgggagcgggCGCGACGGCGGCGCGAGTAGAGGTACCGCCGCAGCTCGCGCGAGATGGGCTTCAGGTGCATGAAGTTGCAGAAGCCGGAGCGGGTGCACTCGCCCATCTCGTACTGCCGGCAGCAGGCCTCGCGGAAGTCGGTGACCGGCGAGAGCTCCGAGTAGACCGGGCGGCCGCCGAACCAGCGGTTGTTCAGGTCGTTCGCCGCCTTCTCCGCGTCCGCCTCGTTGCGGAACTTGATGTAGACGTTGCCGACCAGGTGGTCGCCCAGGTTGTCGCACACGTTCATCTCCTCGATCTCGCCGTACTTGTCCTCGCACTCGACGAACACGTCCTCGAAGAAGTTGTCGTAGTGCTCCTGCATCTCCTCGTCGGACACGTTGGCCACCAGGTGCGATCCGTCCGCGGACTTGGCCGAGTTCTGCGGGTTCACGTACAGATTCTGCAGCAGCACCGTCTGCGAGAAGGTGGGCTTGTTGTGGATGCGCGAGCAGCGGTCGCCGTGGCGGCAGGCGCCGATCTTGAAGTAGAACGAGCAGTTCACCCTGTGGAGAGGAGTTTTATTACTTAGCAATCCACCCCGGGAAAAAGTATATTTGTGCCATGCTTACTTGTCCTTTTCCGTGCCAAAAATGGATGCCAAGTACTCGGCCATGTCGGCGGCTCTGCTGTGTCGTTGCGGGGGCCAAAGTGTGTGGATTCGCTGCCCGCTTGCCTCTGCGACGCGTTCAAACTGCGATTTTTAGCGCCGCCTGTGTGTTTTCAgttattttctattattttcggATGCCGCACGTAAAAAGCAGCGTCTGGTCGGATTTGGTGGCGTTGCCAGGTGAAAAATATATTCgcgataaaaataaatattcatgtCGTGACTTTCTAGTTCTTATTTCAGCCGCAGTGGCGCTATAAAATGTAGTGATTTGtaacagaaatgttaagaTGTAAGGTTAACAGTTTGTAtcttaacatttctgttaaATTGAGAGACTGATTTGGGTGGCGTTGCCAGCAGTGGCTTTAAATGACAACCCTGGCCATTTGCTTCTAGAAAAGTCGgcattttttgcattttcacCGCACAGCGTGCTTCAAAAGATCGCAGCAATAAACCGGGCAAACAGGACATCTAGCCAGCGCCAACCGCTCCGCCAGCAGAAATGGACAAGGTGCGCGCGGGGGTTGGTAGACCAGGAGGCGTGGCGAACTAATGCGATTCCTTCTCTTCTGCAGGTGAACGAACTCAAGGAGAGGGGCAACCAGGCGCTAAACGCCGAGAAGTTCGACGAGGCGGTGGCGGCGTACACAGAGGCCATCGCGCTGGACGGCCAGAACCATGTGCTCTACAGCAACCGCTCGGCGGCGTTCGCCAAGGCGGGCAAGTTCCAGGAGGCGCTGGAGGACGCGGAGAAGACCGTGCAGCTGAATCCCACCTGGCCGAAGGGCTACTCCCGCAAAGGAGCGGCCGCGGCGGGCCTGCACGACTACATGAAGGCCTTCGAGGCGTACAACGAGGGTAATGATTAGTCACCCGACCTAACCTCACTTTGGCTAACCCCTTAACCCCCTCAGGTCTCAAGTACGATCCCACCAACGCCATACTGCTGCAGGGGCGCCAGGACATCACCGCCTCGGCCCTGAACTACATGCAGACCCACGGCGACCTGCCCATGGACATAGatccccagcagcagccgcgCAGCCGGCGGGCTCCGTCGCCGCCGCCAGCGAAACCAGCTGAGCCCCCGAAGCCCGCCGAGCCTCGCGTGGAGGATATGAGCGAGGAGGAGCGCAAGAAGCACTTCGCCAAGAAGGAGAAGGAACTCGGCAACGCGGCCTACAAGAAGAAGGAGTTCGAGACGGCCCTCAAGCACTACAACGCGGCCATCGAGCACGATCCCACGGACATCACGTTCTACAACAACATCGCCGCCGTGCACTTCGAGCGCAAGGAGTTCGAGGAGTGCATCCGGCAGTGCGAGAAGGGCATCGAGGTGGGCCGCGAGAGCCGCGCCGACTTCAAGCTGATAGCCAAGTCCTTCGCCCGCATCGGCAACACCTACCGCAAGCTGGAGAACTTCAAGCAGGCGAAGGTCTACTACGAGAAGGCCATGTCCGAGCACCGCACGCCCGAGATCAAGACCTCGCTGAGCGAGGTGGAGGCCAAGATCAAGGAGCAGGAGCGCACGGCCTACATCAACCCGGAGAAGgccgaggaggagaaggagcaggGCAATCACTTCTTCAAGAAGGGCGACTACAGCAGCGCCGTGAAGCACTACACGGAGGCCATCAAGCGCAACCCCGACGATCCGAAGCTGTACAGCAACCGCGCCGCCTGCTACACCAAGCTGGCCGCCTTCGATCTCGGCCTGAAGGACTGCGACACCTGCATCAAGCTGGACGAGAAGTTCATCAAGGGCTACATCCGCAAGGGCAAGATCCTGCAGGGCATGCAGCAGCAGTCGAAGGCCCAGGCCGCCTACCAGAAGGCCCTCGAGCTGGACCCCAACAACGCGGAGGCCGTCGAGGGCTACCGCCAGTGCTCGATGAACTTCCAGCGCAATCCGCAGGAGGTGCTCAAGAACGCCATGTCCGATCCGGAGATCCAGCAGATCCTCAAGGACCCGGCCATGCGAATGATTCTCGAGCAGATGCAGAACGACCCGAATGCGGTGAAAGAGT
The genomic region above belongs to Drosophila takahashii strain IR98-3 E-12201 chromosome 2L, DtakHiC1v2, whole genome shotgun sequence and contains:
- the U2af38 gene encoding splicing factor U2af 38 kDa subunit, with amino-acid sequence MAEYLASIFGTEKDKVNCSFYFKIGACRHGDRCSRIHNKPTFSQTVLLQNLYVNPQNSAKSADGSHLVANVSDEEMQEHYDNFFEDVFVECEDKYGEIEEMNVCDNLGDHLVGNVYIKFRNEADAEKAANDLNNRWFGGRPVYSELSPVTDFREACCRQYEMGECTRSGFCNFMHLKPISRELRRYLYSRRRRARSRSRSPGSRRRGSRSRSRSPGRRGGGRGDGVGGGNYLNNERDNMRGGNDRGNDRDRRKGGGGGGGGGGGRY
- the Stip1 gene encoding stress-induced-phosphoprotein 1 — its product is MDKVNELKERGNQALNAEKFDEAVAAYTEAIALDGQNHVLYSNRSAAFAKAGKFQEALEDAEKTVQLNPTWPKGYSRKGAAAAGLHDYMKAFEAYNEGLKYDPTNAILLQGRQDITASALNYMQTHGDLPMDIDPQQQPRSRRAPSPPPAKPAEPPKPAEPRVEDMSEEERKKHFAKKEKELGNAAYKKKEFETALKHYNAAIEHDPTDITFYNNIAAVHFERKEFEECIRQCEKGIEVGRESRADFKLIAKSFARIGNTYRKLENFKQAKVYYEKAMSEHRTPEIKTSLSEVEAKIKEQERTAYINPEKAEEEKEQGNHFFKKGDYSSAVKHYTEAIKRNPDDPKLYSNRAACYTKLAAFDLGLKDCDTCIKLDEKFIKGYIRKGKILQGMQQQSKAQAAYQKALELDPNNAEAVEGYRQCSMNFQRNPQEVLKNAMSDPEIQQILKDPAMRMILEQMQNDPNAVKEHLQNPAIADKIMKLLESGIIQIH